A stretch of the Actinoalloteichus fjordicus genome encodes the following:
- a CDS encoding helix-turn-helix domain-containing protein yields the protein MDVQDALIGHRIREVRRWRRLNLTVTAELAGMSAGYLSRLERGERTVNRRSILEALAQALRVSPTDLTGQPYEPTDPVSSEAHAALARMEIVLGELDLGTDPGVRARPWAQIEKSVDHLNTVLRRDADYAGQGQLVPGLLTELHAAYVQQPEHRGDILVGLLHAYHSAAVLTKNLGVRGLPILAARLAEGCARELGRPEWTAFASWLRSHAAGSLGRARQYEMSVRAVDAVVVRDANAVQISGMLHLNAALAAAAQQKADVVSTHLDEAAALAGRLPEGAENFGFLYFGSDNVGIWRVSLMTELGAGGKVAELARGVHPAALPARARQCMYWTDLGRALITERATRDEGIRALRRAEEIAPQRVRNNPFVREAVSGLLRSSRSEAGRRELRGLAWRMGVAPTQ from the coding sequence GTGGACGTTCAGGACGCGCTGATCGGTCATCGCATTCGTGAGGTGCGGCGTTGGCGACGGCTCAACCTCACCGTGACCGCCGAACTGGCAGGGATGTCCGCCGGGTATCTCTCTCGCCTGGAGCGGGGCGAGCGGACGGTGAATCGCCGGTCGATCCTGGAGGCGTTGGCTCAAGCCTTGCGTGTATCGCCCACCGATCTCACGGGACAGCCGTACGAGCCGACGGACCCCGTCAGCTCAGAGGCGCATGCAGCGCTCGCCAGGATGGAGATCGTGCTCGGAGAACTGGATCTGGGTACCGATCCGGGAGTTCGAGCCCGTCCATGGGCTCAGATCGAGAAGTCTGTCGATCATCTGAACACGGTGTTGCGGCGCGACGCCGACTATGCAGGCCAGGGGCAACTCGTTCCCGGGCTGCTGACGGAGTTGCACGCTGCCTACGTGCAACAACCAGAGCATCGTGGTGACATTCTCGTCGGACTGCTGCACGCTTACCACTCGGCTGCGGTGCTGACGAAGAATCTCGGTGTGCGGGGCCTGCCGATACTGGCCGCGAGGCTGGCCGAGGGCTGTGCCCGCGAGCTGGGAAGACCGGAGTGGACCGCTTTCGCGAGCTGGCTGCGAAGCCATGCGGCGGGCTCGCTGGGGAGGGCTCGCCAGTACGAGATGAGCGTGCGGGCGGTCGACGCGGTGGTGGTCAGAGATGCGAACGCCGTGCAGATCTCGGGAATGCTGCACCTCAACGCCGCCTTGGCGGCCGCCGCGCAGCAGAAGGCCGATGTCGTCTCGACGCATCTCGATGAGGCTGCCGCGTTGGCAGGTCGACTCCCTGAGGGAGCGGAGAACTTCGGTTTCCTGTACTTCGGGTCCGACAACGTCGGGATCTGGCGGGTGTCGCTGATGACCGAGCTCGGGGCAGGCGGGAAGGTCGCCGAACTGGCTCGGGGGGTGCATCCGGCGGCGCTGCCCGCCAGAGCACGTCAGTGCATGTACTGGACCGACCTGGGACGAGCGCTGATCACGGAACGGGCCACCCGCGACGAGGGGATCCGCGCGCTGCGACGGGCCGAGGAGATCGCGCCGCAGCGGGTGCGCAACAACCCGTTCGTCCGCGAGGCGGTAAGCGGCCTGCTCCGATCTTCCCGGAGCGAAGCAGGCCGCCGGGAACTACGTGGTCTGGCGTGGCGGATGGGAGTCGCGCCCACTCAGTGA
- the tgmA gene encoding putative ATP-grasp-modified RiPP: MPDLLPASRLRPPVSQDTPSEGALRPFGLACSTVVLDEEITVVENHRYDQDRQMAVLSDGSLLVDSPLTATTNNTTITKVDNQEFTDVEPVD, encoded by the coding sequence ATGCCTGATCTGTTGCCCGCTTCTCGGCTCCGTCCTCCGGTATCGCAGGACACGCCGTCGGAAGGCGCCCTGCGGCCGTTCGGCCTGGCGTGCTCCACTGTCGTGCTGGACGAGGAGATCACCGTCGTGGAGAACCACCGCTACGACCAGGACCGCCAGATGGCCGTGCTCTCCGACGGCAGCCTGCTCGTGGACTCCCCGTTGACCGCAACGACGAACAACACCACGATCACCAAGGTAGACAATCAGGAATTCACTGACGTCGAGCCCGTCGATTGA
- a CDS encoding ABC transporter permease gives MTLHAAEPAAGASTQAGPREPVPPSRAALRRADRRRRFRRDWPLLLMVAPTILVLGAFHYLPLLGNVIAFQDYSPFVGILESPFVGFANFERLFGDPDFWRATANTLGITAFQLVFFFPVPIVLALLINSLLSARLKLFIQSVVYLPHFFSWVLVITLFQQMLGGAGVVNNFLRRNDLGVIDLMTNPDTFILLVTAEGIWKDAGWGMIIFLAALSTVNADLYEAAAVDGANRWRRLWHVTLPALVPVIVLLLIMRLGDALSVGFEQFLLQRGAVGVNASEVLDTYVYYEGVVNGDFAYAGAAGLFKGVVGLLLVLGANKAAHLLGQQGVYSRS, from the coding sequence ATGACCCTCCACGCCGCAGAACCCGCTGCGGGGGCCTCCACGCAGGCAGGCCCCCGCGAGCCCGTCCCACCGTCTCGTGCCGCGCTGCGCCGGGCGGACCGGCGTCGTCGATTCCGCCGCGACTGGCCGTTGCTGCTGATGGTCGCACCGACGATCCTGGTGCTGGGCGCGTTCCACTACCTTCCGCTGCTCGGCAACGTGATCGCCTTCCAGGACTACTCGCCGTTCGTGGGCATCCTGGAGAGTCCGTTCGTCGGCTTCGCCAATTTCGAGCGGCTGTTCGGCGACCCGGATTTCTGGCGGGCGACGGCGAACACGCTGGGCATCACCGCGTTCCAGCTCGTCTTCTTCTTCCCGGTGCCGATCGTGCTGGCGCTGCTGATCAACAGCCTGCTCAGCGCCCGGCTGAAACTGTTCATCCAGAGCGTGGTGTACCTGCCGCACTTCTTCTCCTGGGTACTGGTCATCACGCTGTTCCAGCAGATGCTCGGCGGCGCCGGGGTGGTGAACAACTTCCTGCGGCGCAACGACCTCGGCGTCATCGACCTGATGACCAATCCGGACACCTTCATCCTGCTGGTCACCGCCGAGGGGATCTGGAAGGACGCGGGCTGGGGAATGATCATCTTCCTGGCCGCGCTGAGCACGGTGAACGCCGATCTGTACGAGGCGGCGGCCGTGGACGGGGCGAACCGCTGGCGCAGGCTGTGGCACGTCACGCTGCCCGCGCTGGTACCGGTGATCGTGCTGCTGTTGATCATGCGCCTCGGCGATGCGCTGTCGGTCGGCTTCGAACAGTTCCTGCTGCAACGCGGCGCCGTCGGGGTCAATGCCTCGGAGGTGCTCGACACCTACGTCTACTACGAGGGCGTGGTCAACGGCGACTTCGCCTACGCGGGCGCGGCGGGCCTGTTCAAGGGAGTCGTCGGCCTGCTGCTGGTCCTCGGGGCGAACAAGGCCGCGCATCTGCTCGGTCAGCAGGGGGTGTATTCGCGCTCATGA
- a CDS encoding methyltransferase domain-containing protein gives MTTAPPADATTLRRQLTAELVSRERLSSPRWVAAFEAVPRHEFVQRFTLPGSATVHYVLDADPEGAALRLAYSDASLLTQHDDGGTPTSSSSVPSLMALMLEALDAHPGHRVLEIGTGTGYNAALLSHALGEDAVTTIDIDPGLIAGARQALDTAGFRPTVLCGDGAAGAPDHAPFDRLITTCGLHRIPPPWLDQVRAGGLILANLGLGLILLRLDEQHTATGRVLDYAAFMHIRPAADHTAPTARDLVASATPDRPGHPGRFTRDLDERPVDLLVSVVLPGVQKVVQHRRDGDRLLLGHTASGSWARVSPSPDRQTADVVEHGPRSLWTEHLDVVDWWNRHGRPEITRLGFTVTPTAHTLWLDDPDGSALLRLSD, from the coding sequence GTGACGACCGCCCCGCCCGCCGATGCCACGACGCTGCGCAGGCAGCTCACCGCCGAGCTGGTCAGTCGAGAGAGGCTGTCCTCTCCGCGATGGGTTGCCGCTTTCGAAGCCGTTCCCCGCCATGAATTCGTTCAGCGGTTCACCTTGCCCGGTTCCGCGACCGTCCACTATGTGCTCGACGCCGATCCCGAGGGAGCCGCTTTGCGGCTCGCCTACTCCGATGCCTCACTGCTCACCCAGCACGACGACGGCGGGACCCCGACCTCGTCCAGCAGCGTGCCCTCGTTGATGGCGTTGATGCTCGAAGCTCTCGACGCCCATCCCGGCCACCGAGTACTCGAGATCGGCACCGGCACCGGCTACAACGCCGCCCTGCTCAGCCATGCACTGGGCGAGGACGCCGTGACCACGATCGACATCGACCCCGGACTCATCGCGGGCGCCCGGCAAGCACTGGACACGGCAGGATTTCGCCCCACGGTGCTCTGTGGGGACGGTGCAGCAGGCGCACCCGACCACGCGCCCTTCGATCGGCTGATCACGACCTGCGGGCTGCACCGCATCCCACCGCCCTGGCTCGATCAGGTCCGCGCAGGCGGCCTCATACTCGCGAACCTCGGTCTCGGCCTGATCCTGCTCCGCCTCGACGAGCAGCACACCGCCACTGGTCGGGTTCTCGACTACGCAGCCTTCATGCACATCCGCCCTGCTGCGGACCACACCGCACCGACAGCCCGCGACCTCGTCGCCTCGGCGACGCCCGACCGTCCCGGTCATCCTGGTCGCTTCACCCGCGACCTCGACGAACGCCCCGTCGACCTTCTTGTATCGGTTGTCCTGCCCGGCGTGCAGAAGGTCGTTCAGCACCGCCGGGACGGCGACCGCCTCCTTCTTGGCCACACCGCATCCGGCTCGTGGGCCCGTGTCTCGCCCAGCCCTGACAGGCAGACCGCCGACGTCGTCGAGCACGGCCCCCGCTCCCTGTGGACCGAACACCTCGACGTCGTCGACTGGTGGAACCGCCACGGCCGACCCGAGATCACCCGACTCGGCTTCACCGTCACGCCCACGGCACACACGCTGTGGCTCGACGATCCCGACGGCTCGGCCCTCCTTCGCCTGTCTGACTGA
- a CDS encoding carbohydrate ABC transporter permease — MAERPETTTPRRRRHPLRPAWEEEPTPLGRTAKAVVITLVVLAVAFPLYVVVLTSLSPQEAITRAGGLVAVPDGFTFAAYEEILSGGVVTRSVLVSTGLTLFGTLFSTTLTVLAAYGLSRRGSFAHRPLLFAVLLTFLFGPGLIPTYLTVQTFGLLDTYASLVLPTAVAAFNLVVMRSFFMSIPQELTDSARIDGAGEFRILVSLVLPLSKAVTAVIALFYGVGYWNAFFNAFLYLSDNDKWPLQLVLRTYVLEGIPIPGAGPIDSVAGGPLPTLAVKMAVVVLAVLPVLFVYPFVQRHFTKGVIIGAVKG, encoded by the coding sequence ATGGCCGAGAGACCAGAGACGACCACGCCGCGTCGTCGCCGCCATCCGCTGCGGCCCGCCTGGGAGGAGGAGCCCACGCCGCTGGGGCGGACGGCGAAGGCCGTGGTGATCACCCTCGTGGTGCTCGCCGTGGCGTTCCCGCTGTACGTCGTCGTGCTGACCAGCCTCTCGCCGCAGGAGGCGATCACGCGGGCGGGCGGGCTGGTGGCGGTGCCCGACGGCTTCACCTTCGCCGCGTACGAGGAGATCCTCTCCGGGGGAGTGGTGACCAGATCGGTGCTGGTCAGCACCGGACTGACCCTCTTCGGCACGCTGTTCAGCACCACGCTGACGGTGCTGGCGGCCTATGGGCTGTCGCGGCGCGGCTCCTTCGCCCATCGACCGCTGCTGTTCGCCGTGCTGCTGACCTTCCTGTTCGGCCCCGGACTCATCCCGACCTATCTGACGGTGCAGACCTTCGGACTGCTCGACACCTACGCCTCTCTGGTGCTGCCCACCGCCGTCGCCGCGTTCAACCTGGTGGTGATGCGCTCGTTCTTCATGAGCATCCCGCAGGAGCTGACCGACAGCGCCCGCATCGACGGGGCTGGCGAGTTCCGCATTCTGGTCTCGCTGGTGCTGCCGCTGTCCAAGGCGGTCACGGCGGTGATCGCCCTGTTCTACGGCGTCGGCTACTGGAACGCGTTCTTCAACGCCTTCCTGTATCTCAGCGACAACGACAAGTGGCCCTTGCAGCTGGTGCTGCGGACCTATGTCCTGGAGGGAATTCCTATTCCGGGCGCCGGGCCGATCGATTCGGTGGCAGGCGGGCCGCTGCCGACGCTGGCGGTGAAGATGGCCGTCGTCGTGCTGGCTGTGCTGCCGGTGTTGTTCGTCTATCCCTTCGTGCAGCGGCACTTCACCAAGGGCGTCATCATCGGCGCGGTCAAGGGGTGA
- the tgmB gene encoding ATP-grasp ribosomal peptide maturase, with protein sequence MVISREFDVTVDLVLRELDRRRELAFRFDLADFPESLSLDARLVDGRWDGRLRTGGGVCDLDAVRGVWYRKPSRFAPHKGMTDTEQQWAVVESRMGFGGLLAALPCRWINHPHRNAVAGVKPGQLVVAAALGLTVPESLVTNDPIEAREFVAAQPDGAVYKSFHGGTGTESGRMTALYTTPVNAAEITDGVQRAAHLFQARVPKAFEVRVTVVGDRLFAVRIDVDSEIGRQDWRADHAGHTYTVITPPGDVTTRIHELMQHFDLIFGALDFVVTPADEWVFLEINPNGQWGWLHTALGLPIPSALADALTMGDPP encoded by the coding sequence ATGGTGATCAGTCGCGAGTTCGACGTGACCGTGGATCTCGTGCTTCGTGAGTTGGACCGGCGTCGCGAGCTCGCTTTTCGATTCGATCTCGCAGACTTCCCGGAGTCGCTGTCCCTCGATGCGCGTCTCGTCGACGGCCGGTGGGACGGACGGTTACGAACGGGCGGAGGGGTCTGTGACCTTGATGCGGTGCGTGGTGTCTGGTACCGCAAGCCGAGTCGCTTCGCACCGCACAAGGGGATGACCGATACCGAGCAGCAGTGGGCGGTCGTCGAGTCCCGCATGGGGTTCGGCGGCCTGCTCGCAGCGCTGCCGTGCCGCTGGATCAATCACCCGCATCGCAACGCAGTCGCCGGGGTGAAGCCCGGTCAGCTCGTCGTGGCGGCGGCGCTCGGGCTGACCGTGCCGGAATCGCTGGTGACCAATGATCCGATCGAGGCTCGTGAGTTCGTCGCGGCCCAGCCTGACGGGGCCGTCTACAAATCGTTTCACGGAGGCACCGGGACCGAGTCAGGCCGCATGACCGCCCTTTACACGACGCCTGTCAACGCCGCGGAGATCACCGACGGCGTCCAGCGGGCCGCTCATCTGTTCCAGGCCCGGGTGCCCAAGGCGTTCGAGGTACGGGTGACCGTGGTCGGCGATCGGCTGTTCGCGGTGCGGATCGACGTGGACTCCGAGATCGGTCGGCAGGACTGGCGGGCCGATCACGCCGGACATACCTACACGGTGATCACCCCGCCAGGGGACGTCACTACGCGGATACATGAGCTGATGCAGCACTTCGACCTGATCTTCGGCGCACTGGATTTCGTGGTCACCCCTGCCGATGAGTGGGTGTTCCTCGAAATCAATCCGAACGGCCAGTGGGGCTGGTTGCATACCGCCCTCGGCCTTCCTATCCCGTCGGCCCTGGCCGATGCACTCACCATGGGAGACCCACCGTGA
- a CDS encoding ketopantoate reductase family protein, which produces MRVLVYGAGGIGLYFAARLSLAGIPVTLKGRTATVAAVRRTPITIRHGSGVAVAPAVRVVDRLESEESFDAVILAVKAWQVDEAAHEIAPVLASGGRVITTQNGVDSPAHAGAHVGEDNVIAGTCVVIAQRLDASTVEYVGSDATMTLGYLAGGEADQPARQTIAALTQAGITAGWTEDIRRALWKKLALISSYGGVGAISGATAGETRAVPESRELVTTAMREAFAVAQSLGVALTDTDLADILHTYLHVFSPETTASMQRDLASGLPSELADQNGAVVRHGREQGVATPVQATIYASQLPRETAARGR; this is translated from the coding sequence GTGCGGGTACTGGTGTACGGGGCGGGCGGAATCGGTCTGTACTTCGCGGCTCGGCTGTCCCTCGCGGGCATCCCGGTCACGCTCAAGGGCCGCACCGCCACCGTCGCCGCCGTGCGGCGGACGCCGATCACGATCCGCCACGGATCAGGTGTCGCCGTGGCGCCCGCCGTGCGGGTCGTCGACCGCCTCGAATCCGAGGAGAGCTTCGACGCGGTGATCCTGGCGGTCAAGGCCTGGCAGGTCGACGAGGCAGCCCACGAGATCGCGCCCGTGCTGGCCTCGGGCGGCCGGGTGATCACGACGCAGAACGGCGTCGACTCGCCCGCGCACGCCGGAGCCCACGTCGGCGAGGACAACGTCATCGCGGGCACCTGCGTGGTGATCGCGCAACGGCTGGACGCCTCCACCGTCGAGTACGTCGGCTCGGACGCGACCATGACCCTCGGCTACCTCGCAGGCGGCGAGGCCGACCAGCCCGCGCGGCAGACGATCGCCGCGCTCACCCAGGCGGGGATCACGGCGGGCTGGACCGAGGACATCCGACGGGCACTGTGGAAGAAGCTGGCGCTGATCTCCTCCTACGGCGGCGTCGGCGCGATCAGCGGCGCCACCGCAGGCGAGACCCGGGCCGTGCCGGAGTCCCGCGAACTGGTGACGACGGCGATGCGCGAGGCGTTCGCCGTGGCGCAGAGTCTCGGCGTGGCGCTGACGGACACCGATCTCGCCGACATCCTGCACACCTACCTGCACGTGTTCTCCCCGGAGACCACGGCCTCCATGCAGCGCGATCTCGCATCGGGCCTGCCCTCGGAACTGGCCGACCAGAACGGCGCGGTGGTCCGACACGGCAGGGAACAGGGCGTGGCGACGCCGGTCCAGGCGACCATCTACGCCAGCCAGCTCCCCCGCGAGACGGCGGCGCGGGGGCGGTGA
- a CDS encoding ArsR/SmtB family transcription factor, translated as MDRFEALGEPNRRRIVELVAAQARSAGEIAAHFSISRPAVSQHLRVLAETGVLTVTAQGRQRVYSLDPTSLDEVENWLDDQRERWERALDSLEEAMEEAMDAEHRTPGGTET; from the coding sequence GTGGATCGATTCGAGGCACTCGGCGAGCCCAACCGACGCCGCATCGTCGAACTCGTCGCCGCGCAGGCCCGCAGCGCGGGCGAGATCGCCGCGCACTTCTCGATCAGCAGGCCCGCCGTCTCCCAACACCTCCGGGTGCTGGCCGAGACCGGCGTCCTCACCGTGACCGCTCAAGGGAGACAGCGGGTCTACTCGCTCGACCCGACCTCCCTCGACGAAGTCGAGAACTGGCTCGACGACCAGCGAGAACGCTGGGAACGGGCCCTCGACTCGCTGGAGGAGGCCATGGAAGAGGCCATGGACGCCGAACACCGAACCCCAGGAGGGACCGAGACATGA
- a CDS encoding cobalamin-independent methionine synthase II family protein, with product MSLPTEPIGSIPRPDYLLRGRGDLAAGTIDQAEFDALADRAVRETVERLAAIGSPVVTDGEQTKSSFMTYPLDGVDGLAPDGVVIPFADGHVRMLPRLTTGPFRYGVHAVRYLQAARKVASVPVKQSLIAPSALSLLYPADGIDGYPREQFLADLADEAERDIRQCLDAGADSVQLDFTEGRLSLKLDPSGGVLRDFVALNNTVLDRFTPEERARIGVHTSPGGDQDSTHSLDVDYAELLPQLFSLRAGRFYLQLASEPDPDRVLAAVAEASSPDQRVFVGVVDPIDPRVETAEEVRDRVLRAAQYISPDRLGTCDDCGFAPYADDVSTSRDTAFAKIEARVSGTQKAAAELGC from the coding sequence TTGTCTCTGCCCACCGAGCCGATCGGCAGCATCCCGCGTCCCGACTATCTGTTGCGTGGAAGAGGTGATCTGGCCGCCGGGACGATCGACCAGGCTGAATTCGACGCGCTGGCCGATCGCGCGGTCCGGGAGACCGTCGAGCGCCTCGCCGCCATCGGCTCGCCCGTGGTGACCGACGGAGAGCAGACCAAGTCCAGCTTCATGACGTACCCGCTGGACGGCGTCGACGGACTCGCGCCCGACGGCGTGGTGATCCCCTTCGCCGACGGTCACGTGCGGATGCTGCCTCGGCTGACCACGGGCCCGTTCCGCTACGGCGTCCACGCCGTGCGGTACCTCCAGGCGGCGCGGAAGGTCGCCTCGGTGCCGGTCAAGCAGTCGTTGATCGCGCCGTCCGCGCTGAGCCTGCTCTACCCGGCCGACGGCATCGACGGCTACCCGCGCGAGCAGTTCCTCGCCGACCTCGCGGACGAGGCCGAGCGCGACATCCGTCAGTGCCTCGACGCGGGCGCGGACTCCGTGCAGCTGGACTTCACCGAGGGCAGGCTCTCGCTCAAACTCGATCCGTCCGGCGGGGTGCTGCGCGACTTCGTGGCGCTGAACAACACGGTGCTCGACCGGTTCACTCCCGAGGAACGGGCCAGGATCGGCGTGCACACCTCTCCCGGCGGCGACCAGGACTCCACGCACAGCCTCGACGTCGACTACGCCGAGCTGCTGCCGCAGTTGTTCTCGCTGCGTGCGGGCCGCTTCTACCTCCAGCTGGCGAGCGAGCCGGACCCGGATCGGGTGCTCGCCGCGGTCGCCGAGGCATCGTCACCGGATCAGCGCGTGTTCGTCGGTGTCGTCGACCCGATCGACCCTCGGGTGGAGACGGCGGAGGAGGTGCGTGATCGAGTGTTGCGCGCCGCGCAGTACATCTCACCCGACCGGCTCGGCACGTGCGACGACTGCGGGTTCGCGCCGTACGCCGACGATGTCTCGACCTCGCGAGACACGGCGTTCGCCAAGATCGAGGCGCGGGTGTCGGGCACTCAGAAGGCGGCCGCCGAACTCGGCTGCTGA
- a CDS encoding SRPBCC domain-containing protein yields the protein MTTRHTARRGTLGISEDGTFRIHLERRLPYAPALVWEWIVDPDRLARWLPGCRIDPVVGGEVHFDFGEEGAATGTVLEVTPPGAEGGLTHTWVWEGVPDSTVRWTVAAGDAGEGSVLRLVHSEVLREPAADFAVGWHVMLDALELIMAGEPTDAAWGAMEEIAGLYQSS from the coding sequence ATGACCACTCGACACACCGCCCGACGCGGCACCCTCGGCATCAGCGAGGACGGCACCTTCCGCATCCACCTCGAACGGCGGCTCCCGTACGCCCCCGCCCTGGTCTGGGAGTGGATCGTCGACCCGGATCGGCTCGCCCGCTGGCTGCCCGGCTGTCGGATCGACCCGGTGGTGGGCGGCGAGGTGCACTTCGACTTCGGCGAGGAGGGCGCCGCGACCGGCACGGTCCTGGAGGTCACCCCGCCAGGAGCCGAGGGCGGCCTCACCCACACCTGGGTGTGGGAGGGTGTTCCGGACTCGACGGTGCGCTGGACGGTGGCGGCAGGCGACGCAGGCGAGGGAAGCGTGCTGAGGCTCGTCCACAGCGAGGTGCTCCGTGAACCCGCCGCGGACTTCGCCGTGGGCTGGCACGTCATGCTCGACGCGCTGGAACTGATCATGGCAGGCGAACCCACCGACGCGGCATGGGGCGCGATGGAGGAGATCGCGGGTCTTTACCAGTCGAGTTGA
- a CDS encoding beta-galactosidase — MSDIADVTRGRLVFGGDYNPEQWPREVWREDVELMRRAGVNLVTVGVFSWARLEPTPGARDFGWLDEVLDLLHAGGIAVDLATPTASPPPWLGHRHPETLPVDADGRRLLYGSRNQFCPSSPIYRRHALSLATDLAERYGGHPALAMWHVDNELCEVCHCDVSAAHFRHWLRSRYGDDLAALNEAWHTVFWSQRYSDWAEIMPPRRAPYLINPAQQLDFRRFSSAALLECFEVQRDVLRAATPDIPITTNFLGLDAPLDYRALAEREDVVSHDWYPDPTNPAAHEMSGLGFDLMRSLAGGPWFLMEGATSAVNWRRRNAAKAPGQLRAESLHAVARGADAVCFFQWRASRAGAEKYHSGMVPHAGPDSRIFREVCELGAELAELHEVVDAEVECEAALVLDWDSWWAVRLDAHPTADIDVLGRLRGFHAALTRLGVAVDVVAPDADLSAYRLVIAPSLYLVTDDAAANLTSFVARGGTLVLGYFSGIVDEHDHIRLGGYPAPFREALGLRIEEFDPLPEGETVRCSSTLLGGFEARDWLEELRPEGAEVVAEVAEGRRAGRPVVLRHEFGTGTAWYVATEPDPTALAALTRQVCTDAGVTGVLDGLPAGVTATRRGRVLFVINHGPDPASVELPACVDLLRGGRCAGRTELAGFGVLALVGE, encoded by the coding sequence ATGAGCGACATCGCGGACGTGACCCGGGGACGCCTGGTCTTCGGGGGCGACTACAACCCGGAGCAGTGGCCGCGCGAGGTGTGGCGCGAGGACGTCGAGCTGATGCGCCGGGCCGGCGTGAATCTGGTGACGGTGGGCGTCTTCTCCTGGGCCAGGCTGGAACCGACGCCGGGCGCGCGGGACTTCGGCTGGCTCGACGAGGTGTTGGACCTGCTGCACGCGGGCGGGATCGCGGTGGACCTGGCCACGCCGACCGCGAGCCCGCCGCCCTGGCTCGGCCATCGACATCCGGAGACGCTGCCGGTCGACGCCGACGGCCGACGGCTGCTGTACGGCTCCCGCAACCAGTTCTGCCCGTCCTCGCCGATCTACCGCAGGCATGCCCTGTCACTGGCGACCGACCTCGCCGAGCGGTACGGTGGCCATCCGGCGCTGGCGATGTGGCATGTGGACAACGAGCTGTGCGAGGTCTGCCACTGCGACGTCAGCGCAGCACATTTCCGGCACTGGCTGCGCAGTCGCTACGGCGATGACCTGGCCGCGCTCAACGAGGCCTGGCACACGGTGTTCTGGAGCCAGCGCTATTCGGACTGGGCGGAGATCATGCCGCCGCGACGGGCGCCGTACCTGATCAATCCGGCCCAGCAGCTGGACTTCCGCCGTTTCTCCTCCGCCGCGCTGCTGGAGTGCTTCGAGGTGCAGCGCGACGTGCTGCGCGCCGCGACGCCGGACATCCCGATCACCACGAACTTCCTCGGCCTGGACGCCCCGCTGGACTACCGGGCGCTGGCCGAGCGGGAGGACGTCGTCTCTCACGACTGGTACCCGGACCCGACCAATCCGGCCGCGCACGAGATGTCGGGACTGGGCTTCGACCTGATGCGCTCCCTGGCGGGCGGCCCGTGGTTCCTGATGGAGGGTGCGACCAGCGCGGTCAACTGGCGGCGCCGCAACGCCGCCAAGGCGCCGGGACAGCTGCGGGCCGAGTCGCTGCACGCGGTGGCCAGGGGCGCCGACGCCGTCTGCTTCTTCCAGTGGCGGGCCTCCCGCGCCGGGGCGGAGAAGTACCACTCGGGGATGGTTCCCCATGCGGGCCCCGACAGTCGGATCTTCCGCGAGGTCTGCGAGCTGGGGGCCGAGCTGGCGGAGCTGCACGAGGTGGTGGACGCCGAGGTCGAGTGCGAGGCGGCCCTGGTGCTGGACTGGGACAGCTGGTGGGCGGTGCGGCTCGACGCCCACCCGACGGCCGACATCGACGTGCTCGGCCGACTCCGAGGCTTCCACGCGGCGCTGACCCGGCTCGGCGTCGCGGTGGACGTGGTGGCCCCCGACGCCGACCTGTCCGCTTATCGGCTGGTGATCGCGCCGAGCCTCTACCTGGTCACCGACGACGCGGCGGCGAACCTGACGTCCTTCGTGGCGCGCGGCGGCACCCTGGTCCTCGGGTACTTCTCCGGCATCGTCGACGAACACGACCACATCCGCCTCGGCGGTTATCCCGCGCCGTTCCGGGAGGCGCTGGGGCTGCGGATCGAGGAGTTTGATCCGCTTCCCGAGGGCGAGACGGTGCGGTGCTCCTCGACGCTGCTCGGCGGATTCGAGGCCCGCGACTGGCTGGAGGAGCTACGACCGGAGGGCGCCGAGGTGGTGGCCGAGGTCGCGGAGGGACGCCGGGCGGGCAGGCCGGTGGTGCTGCGCCACGAGTTCGGCACGGGCACGGCCTGGTATGTGGCGACGGAGCCCGATCCCACCGCCTTGGCCGCGTTGACCCGGCAGGTGTGCACCGATGCGGGGGTGACCGGAGTCCTGGACGGGTTGCCCGCCGGGGTGACGGCGACCCGCCGCGGCCGGGTGCTGTTCGTGATCAACCACGGTCCGGACCCCGCATCGGTGGAGTTGCCTGCCTGCGTCGATCTGTTGCGCGGCGGGCGGTGTGCGGGTCGGACGGAGCTGGCGGGGTTCGGGGTGCTGGCGTTGGTGGGGGAGTAG